The following proteins are encoded in a genomic region of Flammeovirga pectinis:
- a CDS encoding TolC family protein: protein MALNLKKMDNMNSRYLLLLLLVIGLSSPLIAQTKITFEQAEKEALEKHPLSEQKEMFSRMQETEKEAISKDRLPQFGIQGKIGYLSDVISPTDPNAPAAAVFPDIPHTQWQTYASVDYAIYNGNIKKKKLAKSSSEYGIKIQENNVKQFSVKESISQIYFAALSYQEQEILIKDGVINELENQLKEVEALEAGGAALPSTTDALKVEYFKAQQKLLSVEAQKNGALKALCIWLERENEWNTIELVRPEMTVSLSAQYNRPEVEMYKLQTQNMDVMSDMLKTQRLPVVSAYAIGGYGTPNPYNFFIIDGDFFYQVGLKFAWKPFDYGKNNRERQITQIQKEVINTELETFNKTMNSQIVQIQATIDQLGKLISQDNEIIKIQERNVVRSKGQLDNGAATSAKYVTALNALTDAKLNLSSHELQLLQTQYHLAMTKGLL, encoded by the coding sequence ATGGCATTAAATCTAAAAAAAATGGATAATATGAATAGTAGGTATTTACTCCTCCTGCTATTAGTTATTGGGCTCTCTTCCCCTCTAATAGCACAAACAAAAATAACTTTTGAACAAGCCGAAAAAGAAGCACTCGAAAAGCATCCTTTATCGGAACAAAAAGAAATGTTTTCTAGAATGCAGGAAACAGAAAAAGAAGCAATAAGTAAAGATCGTTTACCTCAGTTCGGTATTCAAGGTAAAATTGGTTACTTGTCGGATGTAATTTCTCCTACCGACCCAAACGCTCCTGCTGCTGCCGTTTTTCCTGATATTCCACATACACAATGGCAAACCTATGCTTCTGTAGATTATGCTATTTATAATGGTAACATTAAGAAAAAGAAGCTTGCTAAATCAAGTTCTGAGTATGGTATCAAAATTCAAGAAAATAATGTTAAACAATTTTCTGTAAAAGAGTCTATCTCTCAAATTTACTTTGCTGCTTTAAGTTATCAAGAGCAAGAAATTTTAATAAAAGATGGTGTAATTAATGAGTTGGAAAATCAACTTAAAGAAGTAGAAGCTCTTGAAGCAGGTGGTGCTGCATTACCAAGTACAACTGATGCTTTAAAAGTTGAATATTTTAAAGCTCAACAAAAATTATTATCTGTAGAGGCTCAAAAGAATGGTGCATTAAAAGCATTGTGCATTTGGTTAGAAAGAGAAAATGAATGGAATACAATTGAACTTGTTCGTCCAGAAATGACTGTTTCTTTATCTGCTCAATATAACCGTCCTGAGGTTGAAATGTATAAACTTCAAACGCAAAATATGGATGTAATGAGCGACATGTTAAAAACACAACGTTTACCTGTTGTGTCTGCTTATGCCATTGGTGGTTACGGCACTCCTAACCCTTATAACTTCTTTATTATTGATGGTGATTTTTTCTATCAAGTTGGTCTTAAATTCGCATGGAAACCATTCGATTATGGCAAAAACAACAGAGAAAGACAAATTACTCAAATACAAAAAGAGGTGATTAACACGGAATTAGAAACCTTTAATAAAACAATGAACTCTCAGATAGTTCAGATACAAGCCACAATAGATCAGTTAGGTAAATTAATATCTCAGGATAATGAGATTATTAAAATTCAAGAACGCAATGTAGTTCGTTCAAAAGGCCAACTTGACAATGGTGCAGCTACTTCTGCTAAGTATGTAACAGCACTAAATGCATTAACTGATGCAAAATTGAATTTATCATCTCATGAATTGCAGTTATTACAAACACAATATCACTTAGCAATGACGAAAGGACTTCTTTAA